ACAAACCTTTTAAAGGAACAATTATTATGATTTTCCAGTGCGCAGAAGAAATAGGTTTTGGTGCACAGGAACTAGTTGATAATGGGTTATTTAAAAAGTATAAATTTGACTATATTATAGGACTTCATGGAATGTGCCATAGCCCAGCAATTGGAACAGCACAAGAAGGAACACTATCTTTTTATCCAAATCAAGATGCTATGATGGCTTCAATGAATTCTTTCGAAATCAAGCTAACAGGTAGAGGTGTTCATGGTTCTGCTCCTGAATGATCCATAGATCCAATTCCTGGTGCACTTGAATTAATTAATAGCATTTATTCTATAAAAACAAGGATGATTCCTTCAGATAAACGTTCTGTAATTTCAGTTTGCCACATAAGTACAGGTTCTGGAACTTCTCCAAATATTATTCCGGATTGAGCACTTATTAAAGGAACATTCAGAACTGTAGATGATCAAAGTACAAAAATGTACAAAAAGGCAATAGATAAATTTGCGAAATTCACAGCTAAAAAATACAATTTACAATTAGATATAAATCAATGAGGTTCACCAGCCGTAATTAATCATCAGAAACTAAATATTCAAATTAAGTCGTTAACTGAAAAAGAATTGGGAAAAGATTTTGTTTCTTGAAGCCAACAAGTTATGGGAGGAGAAGACTTTTCTTGCTATCGTGAAGGAGCAAAAACAGTATTTGCTTTTATCTCGACAGGTGAAAATGCACCTTTACATAATTCAAAGTATAACTTTAGCGATAAAACATTAGCTTATGGTGTAGCTTATTTTGTAAATGTGGCTAAATATTTATTAAAATAAAAAAATATTTGACAAAAATTATTTTTATGTTAAAATTAATATTGCTTCAGAA
This Mycoplasma sp. 1654_15 DNA region includes the following protein-coding sequences:
- a CDS encoding M20 metallopeptidase family protein: MTNDKLINKIKNEMQTWLEDTRHWFHQHPELSKQEFKTADKIEELLRSFGFEIDRSLSKTSIIATLKNGEGHTLGIRADIDGLPMQEETGLAFASKNEGIMHACGHDGHITMALGAAKYLAKYKPFKGTIIMIFQCAEEIGFGAQELVDNGLFKKYKFDYIIGLHGMCHSPAIGTAQEGTLSFYPNQDAMMASMNSFEIKLTGRGVHGSAPEWSIDPIPGALELINSIYSIKTRMIPSDKRSVISVCHISTGSGTSPNIIPDWALIKGTFRTVDDQSTKMYKKAIDKFAKFTAKKYNLQLDINQWGSPAVINHQKLNIQIKSLTEKELGKDFVSWSQQVMGGEDFSCYREGAKTVFAFISTGENAPLHNSKYNFSDKTLAYGVAYFVNVAKYLLK